ACGTCAAGAACTGCAACTGTGCGTTCGGTTGTCCGTGCGACTTCAATGCGCGGCCCACCTATGGTCATTGCGAGGGTATGGCCGGCATGCACATCGACGAAGGTTTTTTCGGCGATGTGCGACTCGAAGGTCTGCGCTGGGCCGCGACGTATCACTGGCCGGGCGCCCTGCACGAGGGTAACGGCACCATGCAACCTATCGTCGATGAGCGCGCCGACGACCAGCAAAGACAGGCGCTGCTGACCATTTTTTCGGGTCAGGAGCAGGACCAGGGCACGTTCTTCTGGATACTGAGCCAGATCGTGAGCAATTTCCTGGAACCGAAGTTCCTGCCGATCGACTTCGACTTCGATCTGAATGGTCGCACCGCAAGAGTGGCGGTTCCCGGTGTATTCGAAACCACCTCGCAGCCCATCAGGAACCCCGTCACCGGCGATCCGCACCGCATCCAGGTGCACATGCCCGAAGGCTTCGAGTACCTGGAGACCGAAATCGCCAGCGCGACCACGCGGGGTACGGGCGACATCAAATTCGATTTCGCCGATCGTCACAGCTCGCTTGCCTTCGTCGATCACACGCCGTCTGGCCCGCAGTAAACCGCGGGCCAGGCCGTTGCTCAACCCAGCGCTGCGCGCGCGAACTCGTATGAATACCGAGCGGTTCCCGGCAGCATCTATGGGCGCGGTCGAAGGCTTGTTCATGCGCGAGCGCGTGTTGATCGCCAGCGCCCTGGCGGGCGTCACAGGGCTCGCGTGGCTTTGGCTTATCGACATGGCGGATATGCAAGACGCATCGGCGATCATGGCCGTCGCGATGGGCGTGGCGCCCTGGGATGCGACGGGTTTTGCGCTGATGTTTATCATGTGGGTGGTTATGATGGCCGGCATGATGCTGCCCGGCGCCGCGCCCACGATCCTGCTGTTCACCGCGATCCATCGCAAGCAGACCAACCGCGTCATGCCCTACGCCCGCATCGCCGCCTTCACGCTGGGCTACCTGCTGGTGTGGACGGCGTTCAGTCTGCTCGCGACCGCTTCTCAGAACGCGCTGCAGCAGGCGTCGCTGCTTTCGCCCATGCTGGTCAGCACCAGCAGCGCGCTTGGCGGGACGTTGCTCATCGCCGCTGGCGTTTATCAGTGGACGCCACTGAAACGCGTTTGCCTCGAAAACTGCCGTTCGCCTCTGGATTTCATTCTTTTCCGCTGGCGCGGCGGTGTGGGCGGCGCGCTGCGTATGGGCGCGGAGCACGGTGCGTACTGTCTGGGTTGCTGCGGGTTGTTGATGGGCCTGTTGTTCGTCGGCGGAGTGATGAACCTCTTGTGGGTGGCGCTCATCGCAGTGCTCGTGCTCATCGAAAAGCTTTCACCGGGCGGCCTGCGACTCGCCCGAGTCACCGGCGGCGCGATGGTCATCGCCGGCGTTTATCTGCTCGATTCGTGAACCCTTGGGTTCGCGCCTCAAACGCGCGAGCCTAGCTGAAAAGTTTTACGCGCCGATGCTTGAAGAACGTAATCAGCGCCATGCCGGCCACAAAACCGCCGATGTGCGCGCGAAACGCGACACCAGCGCCTTCGGGCGCGCCGAGCTCCGAGATCAATTGCAGTACGAACCATAATCCCAGCACCAGCAACGCCGGCAGGCGCATGACCTGCGAGAAGAATCCCAGCGGGATCAGCACCATCACATGCGCGCGCGGATGTAATAACAGATAAGCGCCCAGCACACCCGAGATCGCGCCGCTTGCGCCTATCATGGGAATCTCCGAACCTGGTGCGGGCAGCGCCTGCGCCAGCGCGGCGGCGATTCCGCACAGCAGATAAAACACGACGAAGCGGC
The window above is part of the Gammaproteobacteria bacterium genome. Proteins encoded here:
- a CDS encoding rhomboid family intramembrane serine protease, which produces MLIPLQDDNPTHITPVVSYAIIAACVLVFLWQISLGANQQAAVYSLGLIPAVLLQGASLPPELTIVPPLATVFTSMFLHGGWLHLIGNMLYLWIFADNIEDAMGHGRFVVFYLLCGIAAALAQALPAPGSEIPMIGASGAISGVLGAYLLLHPRAHVMVLIPLGFFSQVMRLPALLVLGLWFVLQLISELGAPEGAGVAFRAHIGGFVAGMALITFFKHRRVKLFS
- a CDS encoding DUF1326 domain-containing protein — encoded protein: VKNCNCAFGCPCDFNARPTYGHCEGMAGMHIDEGFFGDVRLEGLRWAATYHWPGALHEGNGTMQPIVDERADDQQRQALLTIFSGQEQDQGTFFWILSQIVSNFLEPKFLPIDFDFDLNGRTARVAVPGVFETTSQPIRNPVTGDPHRIQVHMPEGFEYLETEIASATTRGTGDIKFDFADRHSSLAFVDHTPSGPQ
- a CDS encoding DUF2182 domain-containing protein translates to MGAVEGLFMRERVLIASALAGVTGLAWLWLIDMADMQDASAIMAVAMGVAPWDATGFALMFIMWVVMMAGMMLPGAAPTILLFTAIHRKQTNRVMPYARIAAFTLGYLLVWTAFSLLATASQNALQQASLLSPMLVSTSSALGGTLLIAAGVYQWTPLKRVCLENCRSPLDFILFRWRGGVGGALRMGAEHGAYCLGCCGLLMGLLFVGGVMNLLWVALIAVLVLIEKLSPGGLRLARVTGGAMVIAGVYLLDS